Proteins from a genomic interval of Cupriavidus sp. WKF15:
- a CDS encoding FdhF/YdeP family oxidoreductase, which yields MAIRREVPGIRPYDGPAGGWGALRATTQAIRLQMDSVKAPITLLRTNQPDGFDCPGCAWPDKEHRSTFQFCENGAKAVTWEATTKRVPPAFFASHTVSSLLQMSDFELEDMGRLTHPMVYDRATDTFRAVEWEDAFARIGEILRGLSPEQVDFYTSGRASNEAAYLFQLFAREYGSNNFPDCSNMCHEPTSVGLPQSIGIGKGTVSLDDFEQCELIISIGHNPGTNHPRMMGTLHEAARRNVPIIVFNPLRERALERFADPQNWLEMATYGSTRIASTYYQVDAGGDAAALKGIMKALLAMDAAQGDILDRDFIAKYTEGFDAFAADLNATSWEDIEKASGLPRAELEAVAKLYAESNATIVTYGMGVTQHSRGTANVRLIADLLFLRGNFGKPGAGICPLRGHSNVQGNRTVGITEKPSQDFLKAIEDVFGFTPPRAHGRDAVRTAQAMIDGKCKALICLGGNFAVALPDSGQSFPAMKTLDLSVHLGTKLNRTHLLVAKETYLFPCLGRTELDVQANGPQSVTVEDSMSMVHASAGKLTPASEHLRSEPAIIAGMAQASLPNTKVAWADLVADYDRIRDLIEKTVPGFENFNDRIRVPGGFRLPLPPTERKWTTPSGKAVFSVYGGVKEDADVLGGENVLRLMTIRSHDQYNTTIYALDDRYRGVFGRRDVLFMNEADMNARGLEHGDVVDIETIMAGRQLRLKGLTAIAYENIVRGSVAAYYPEANVLVPLDYIDKESGTPSYKSIPVRVVRSASP from the coding sequence ATGGCTATTCGACGAGAAGTCCCCGGTATCCGTCCGTATGACGGCCCCGCCGGCGGCTGGGGCGCGCTTCGGGCGACAACACAGGCGATTCGCCTGCAGATGGATAGCGTGAAAGCCCCCATCACGCTGCTTCGGACCAACCAGCCTGACGGCTTCGACTGTCCGGGATGTGCGTGGCCAGACAAGGAACACCGGTCTACCTTCCAGTTCTGCGAGAACGGCGCCAAGGCGGTCACGTGGGAGGCCACCACCAAGCGGGTGCCGCCGGCATTCTTTGCGAGTCACACGGTGTCCTCGCTGCTGCAGATGTCCGATTTCGAACTGGAAGACATGGGCCGCCTGACCCATCCGATGGTCTACGATCGCGCGACCGACACGTTCCGGGCGGTGGAGTGGGAGGATGCATTCGCGCGGATCGGCGAAATCCTCCGCGGCTTATCGCCCGAGCAGGTCGACTTCTACACGTCCGGCCGGGCTTCCAACGAGGCGGCGTACCTGTTCCAGTTGTTTGCGCGGGAATACGGGAGCAACAACTTCCCGGACTGCTCCAATATGTGCCACGAGCCGACCAGCGTCGGCTTGCCGCAGTCAATTGGCATCGGCAAGGGTACGGTCTCCCTGGACGACTTCGAGCAATGCGAGCTGATCATCTCGATCGGACATAATCCGGGCACCAATCATCCTCGCATGATGGGAACACTGCATGAAGCGGCGCGCCGCAATGTCCCGATCATTGTCTTCAATCCGCTGCGCGAGCGCGCCCTGGAACGATTCGCCGATCCCCAGAACTGGCTCGAGATGGCGACGTACGGTTCGACCAGGATTGCCTCGACCTATTATCAGGTGGATGCTGGCGGGGATGCCGCGGCACTCAAGGGAATCATGAAGGCGCTGCTGGCCATGGACGCGGCCCAGGGAGACATCCTGGATCGCGATTTCATCGCCAAGTACACCGAAGGCTTCGATGCCTTTGCCGCCGACCTGAACGCGACGTCGTGGGAAGACATCGAGAAGGCCAGCGGCCTGCCCCGTGCCGAGCTGGAGGCGGTCGCAAAGCTCTATGCCGAGTCGAATGCGACGATCGTCACGTACGGCATGGGCGTCACCCAGCATAGCCGGGGTACGGCGAATGTCCGGCTGATCGCCGACCTGCTGTTCCTGAGGGGAAACTTCGGCAAGCCCGGTGCCGGGATATGTCCGTTGCGCGGCCATTCGAACGTGCAAGGCAACCGGACTGTCGGCATTACGGAAAAGCCGTCGCAAGACTTCCTGAAAGCCATCGAAGACGTGTTCGGATTCACGCCGCCGAGAGCGCATGGGCGCGATGCCGTCAGGACGGCGCAGGCCATGATCGACGGCAAGTGCAAGGCGTTGATCTGTCTTGGGGGCAACTTCGCGGTGGCCCTGCCCGATTCAGGGCAGTCTTTCCCGGCGATGAAGACGCTTGACCTGAGTGTGCACCTCGGGACGAAACTCAACAGAACGCATCTGCTGGTCGCGAAGGAAACCTATCTTTTCCCCTGCCTGGGGCGCACGGAGCTCGATGTGCAGGCCAACGGGCCCCAATCCGTGACGGTCGAGGATTCGATGTCGATGGTCCATGCATCGGCCGGGAAGCTCACGCCGGCTTCCGAACATCTGCGTTCCGAGCCGGCGATCATCGCGGGCATGGCGCAGGCCAGCCTGCCCAACACCAAGGTGGCCTGGGCAGACCTGGTTGCCGACTATGACCGGATTCGCGACCTGATCGAAAAGACGGTGCCGGGCTTCGAGAACTTCAATGACCGCATCCGAGTGCCTGGCGGGTTCCGCCTGCCGCTGCCGCCGACGGAGCGCAAGTGGACGACCCCTTCGGGCAAAGCGGTCTTTTCGGTGTATGGCGGCGTGAAGGAAGACGCAGACGTCCTGGGCGGCGAGAATGTCCTTCGCCTCATGACGATTCGCAGCCACGACCAGTACAACACCACGATCTATGCGCTGGATGACCGCTATCGCGGCGTGTTCGGGCGGCGCGACGTGCTCTTCATGAACGAAGCCGACATGAACGCGCGCGGACTCGAGCATGGGGACGTGGTCGATATCGAGACGATCATGGCAGGCCGGCAACTCCGGCTGAAAGGGCTCACCGCGATCGCGTACGAAAACATCGTGCGAGGCTCCGTGGCGGCCTACTATCCGGAAGCAAACGTGCTGGTTCCGCTGGACTATATCGACAAGGAAAGCGGTACGCCGTCCTATAAGTCGATCCCTGTGCGCGTGGTGCGCTCGGCATCGCCATGA
- a CDS encoding cytochrome ubiquinol oxidase subunit I, with amino-acid sequence MDTYSSTAMDLARLQFAFTVGFHIIFPAITIGLASYLVVLEGLWLKTGNGVYKNLYHFWSKIFAINFGMGVVSGLVMAYQFGTNWSRFSYFAGGITGPLLTYEVLTAFFLEAGFLGVMLFGWERVGRGLHFFATAMVALGTLFSTFWILSSNSWMHTPQGHEIIDGRAVPVDWLAVIFNPSFPFRLAHMAIAAFLATAFFVGASGAWQILKGRDAPASRTMLSMAMWMALIVAPIQAVVGDAHGLNTLEHQPAKIAAIEGHWVNIPGAPSPLVLVGWPDMKAEKTHFAVEIPVLGSIILTHSLDRQIPALKSFPPEDRPNSTVIFWTFRLMVGLGMLMILAGIWSLWLRSRKALYTSRLFLCFVLCMGPAGLVAMLAGWVTTEMGRQPWVVYGLLRTADATSPLDAAQVGLSLIIFVVIYFALFGTGIAFMLRLVHKGPQAHEPEVTIDEGGHPRRPARPLSAAGDRVVAADGDHVAAEFDAGIRG; translated from the coding sequence ATGGACACCTACAGCTCGACGGCGATGGACCTGGCCCGCCTGCAGTTTGCCTTCACGGTGGGCTTCCATATCATCTTTCCCGCCATTACTATCGGCCTGGCCAGCTATCTTGTCGTACTGGAAGGGTTGTGGTTAAAAACCGGCAATGGCGTTTATAAAAATCTCTACCATTTCTGGTCAAAGATTTTCGCCATCAATTTCGGCATGGGCGTTGTATCCGGATTGGTAATGGCATACCAGTTCGGCACCAACTGGAGCCGTTTCTCATACTTTGCCGGCGGGATTACCGGTCCGCTTTTGACTTATGAAGTGCTGACTGCATTCTTCCTTGAAGCAGGGTTCCTTGGCGTCATGCTGTTTGGATGGGAACGTGTCGGCAGGGGTCTGCATTTCTTTGCAACTGCGATGGTCGCGCTCGGAACGCTGTTTTCCACGTTCTGGATTCTGTCTTCCAACAGCTGGATGCATACGCCGCAGGGTCACGAGATCATCGACGGAAGAGCCGTTCCGGTTGACTGGCTTGCAGTCATCTTCAATCCATCGTTCCCGTTCCGGCTCGCGCACATGGCGATCGCCGCATTCCTGGCAACCGCCTTCTTCGTCGGCGCTTCCGGCGCCTGGCAGATCCTCAAGGGACGGGACGCGCCGGCCAGCCGCACCATGCTCTCGATGGCAATGTGGATGGCGCTCATCGTGGCGCCGATCCAGGCCGTGGTTGGCGATGCCCACGGCCTGAACACGCTCGAACATCAGCCGGCGAAGATTGCGGCCATCGAGGGCCACTGGGTGAACATTCCGGGAGCGCCCTCGCCACTGGTCCTGGTCGGCTGGCCGGATATGAAGGCGGAGAAGACCCACTTCGCCGTCGAGATACCAGTCCTTGGCAGCATCATCCTTACACACAGCCTCGATCGGCAGATTCCGGCCTTGAAGTCATTCCCTCCGGAGGACCGCCCGAACTCGACGGTCATATTCTGGACGTTCCGTCTGATGGTAGGCCTTGGCATGCTGATGATCCTCGCCGGGATATGGAGCCTCTGGCTGCGCAGCCGGAAGGCACTCTACACCTCGCGCCTCTTCCTGTGCTTCGTGCTTTGCATGGGGCCGGCAGGCCTGGTTGCGATGCTGGCCGGCTGGGTCACGACCGAGATGGGACGCCAGCCCTGGGTCGTCTACGGACTGCTTCGGACCGCCGATGCCACCTCTCCCCTGGATGCCGCCCAGGTGGGCCTGAGTCTCATCATCTTTGTCGTCATCTACTTTGCCCTGTTCGGCACCGGCATTGCCTTCATGCTGCGGCTTGTGCACAAGGGACCGCAGGCGCACGAGCCGGAAGTCACCATCGACGAGGGCGGTCATCCCCGCAGACCCGCACGTCCGCTATCGGCTGCCGGGGACCGTGTGGTGGCGGCAGACGGGGATCATGTGGCGGCAGAGTTCGATGCCGGCATAAGGGGCTAG
- the cydB gene encoding cytochrome d ubiquinol oxidase subunit II, which produces MGVDLTLIWAVIIAFGVMMYVVMDGFDLGIGLLFPFVKDKEERDVMMNTVAPVWDGNETWLVLGGAGLFGAFPLAYSVILSALYLPLVLMLVGLIFRGVAFEFRFKATDEKRHLWDKAFVGGSVIATFCQGVVLGAFIDGLPVANNSYAGGGLDWFRPFPLFCGAALLIAYAQLGCTWLVMKTEGRLQADMYRFSSYVAWLLLIAIAIVSLWTPLAHPEISARWFSMPNLLYFLPVPVLVIFSFIATLRALAHRATATPFLITLLIIFLGYSGLAISVWPNIIPPSVSLWQAASPVQSQLFALIGTLFILPFVLVYTSWSYYVFRGKVKIGEGYHH; this is translated from the coding sequence ATGGGTGTCGACCTTACTCTCATCTGGGCGGTAATCATTGCCTTCGGCGTCATGATGTATGTGGTCATGGACGGCTTCGACCTGGGAATTGGCCTGCTCTTCCCGTTCGTCAAGGACAAGGAAGAGCGAGACGTCATGATGAACACGGTTGCCCCCGTCTGGGATGGCAACGAAACGTGGCTGGTACTCGGCGGCGCCGGGCTCTTCGGGGCATTTCCGCTGGCATACTCGGTGATACTGAGCGCGCTGTATCTTCCCCTGGTTCTTATGCTTGTCGGGCTCATATTCCGCGGCGTTGCTTTTGAATTCCGCTTCAAGGCGACCGACGAGAAGCGCCACCTGTGGGACAAGGCCTTTGTCGGTGGATCGGTCATAGCGACTTTCTGCCAGGGTGTCGTGCTGGGCGCGTTCATCGATGGCCTTCCCGTGGCAAACAATTCCTATGCGGGTGGCGGCCTGGACTGGTTTCGGCCGTTTCCGTTGTTCTGCGGTGCAGCCCTTCTGATTGCATACGCCCAACTTGGGTGTACCTGGCTGGTCATGAAGACGGAAGGTCGCCTGCAGGCCGATATGTACCGCTTCTCATCGTACGTCGCCTGGCTATTGCTCATCGCGATTGCAATTGTGAGCCTGTGGACGCCCTTGGCACATCCGGAGATTTCCGCTCGCTGGTTCAGCATGCCGAACTTGCTGTATTTCCTTCCCGTGCCAGTCCTTGTGATCTTCAGCTTCATTGCCACGTTGCGCGCCCTGGCCCATCGGGCGACCGCAACGCCGTTTCTCATCACGCTGCTGATCATCTTCCTCGGCTACAGCGGCCTTGCCATCAGCGTGTGGCCAAACATCATCCCGCCCTCCGTCTCCCTTTGGCAGGCAGCGTCGCCCGTACAGAGCCAACTCTTCGCCTTGATCGGCACGCTCTTCATCCTGCCATTTGTCCTCGTCTACACGAGTTGGAGCTATTACGTCTTCCGCGGGAAGGTCAAGATCGGCGAAGGCTATCATCACTAA
- a CDS encoding DUF2474 domain-containing protein produces the protein MLDRNSKRGSRWKQVLWLFGLWATGVATVGLAAELLRLVMQAVGFKSH, from the coding sequence ATGCTTGATCGCAACTCAAAAAGAGGGAGCCGCTGGAAGCAAGTCCTCTGGCTGTTCGGACTCTGGGCAACAGGCGTCGCGACCGTCGGGCTGGCGGCGGAGCTGCTCCGCCTTGTGATGCAGGCAGTAGGTTTCAAATCCCATTGA
- a CDS encoding FAD-dependent oxidoreductase produces MTENSSSAAGPDLAQGVPLESIVEGGIVTGHVRGDPALLVCQGGELFAVGATCTHYGAPLATGLLVGDTIRCPWHHACFSLRTGQAVRPPALDSLKRWRVERRDGQAIVGEEVQAARPPALAAAQMPESVVIIGGGAAGNAAALTLRREGYEGPVTLLSADTSLPYDRPNLSKDYLAGTAQADWLPLRSPGYYADHHIDARCDQRVVRIEPAAKTVTLANGSQIGYGALLLATGAEPVRLTVPGASLPHVFVLRSLADCEAVIARLGTVRQCVVVGASFIGLEVAASLRTRGLEVHVVAPEARPMERVLGAELGDMVKALHESHGVRFHLGATVTEIRSDRVTLSTGTELPADLVVTGVGVRPDVALAQDAGLTMDRGAVVDEYLRTSAPAIYAAGDIARWPDPGTGERIRVEHWVVAERQGVVAAQNMLGQQQRFAAVPFFWSQHYDIAINYVGHAERWDRIDIDGDPGSHDCMVTYWRGNQRLAVATVGRDLASLRAEVALEQQTPA; encoded by the coding sequence GTGACCGAAAATTCATCCTCTGCCGCCGGCCCCGACCTCGCTCAAGGCGTTCCGCTGGAGAGCATCGTGGAGGGCGGTATCGTGACAGGCCATGTCCGCGGCGATCCGGCCTTGCTCGTCTGCCAGGGCGGCGAACTCTTTGCCGTCGGGGCGACCTGTACGCATTACGGGGCGCCGCTGGCGACCGGCTTGCTGGTCGGCGACACCATCCGTTGCCCCTGGCACCATGCCTGTTTCAGCCTTCGCACCGGGCAGGCCGTCCGGCCCCCGGCGCTCGATAGCCTAAAACGTTGGCGGGTGGAGCGGCGCGATGGCCAGGCCATTGTCGGCGAGGAGGTGCAAGCGGCCCGGCCACCGGCGCTGGCCGCGGCGCAGATGCCCGAATCCGTGGTGATTATCGGAGGCGGCGCCGCAGGAAATGCTGCCGCCCTGACGCTACGGCGAGAGGGCTATGAGGGTCCCGTTACGCTGCTGAGTGCGGATACCTCGCTCCCGTACGATCGCCCGAATTTGTCTAAAGACTATCTGGCGGGCACCGCGCAAGCGGACTGGCTGCCCCTGCGGTCTCCCGGGTACTACGCGGACCACCACATCGACGCGAGATGCGATCAGCGCGTGGTCCGGATCGAGCCTGCCGCGAAGACCGTCACGCTGGCGAACGGCAGCCAGATCGGCTATGGCGCGTTATTGCTTGCCACGGGTGCCGAGCCGGTACGGCTCACCGTTCCAGGCGCGAGCCTGCCGCACGTGTTCGTCCTCCGCTCGCTGGCCGACTGCGAGGCCGTGATTGCGCGTCTCGGCACTGTGCGTCAGTGCGTGGTGGTGGGCGCAAGCTTCATCGGACTCGAAGTCGCGGCTTCATTGCGCACGCGGGGCCTCGAAGTGCATGTGGTCGCACCGGAGGCGCGTCCGATGGAACGCGTCCTCGGCGCCGAGCTGGGCGACATGGTCAAGGCGCTGCATGAATCGCACGGTGTGCGTTTCCATCTTGGCGCCACGGTCACGGAAATTCGTTCGGATCGCGTGACATTGTCGACAGGCACGGAATTGCCCGCCGACCTGGTGGTCACCGGCGTCGGCGTGCGCCCCGATGTCGCGCTGGCACAAGACGCGGGCCTGACCATGGATCGCGGCGCAGTGGTCGATGAGTATCTCCGGACCAGCGCTCCGGCCATCTATGCGGCCGGCGACATTGCTCGCTGGCCGGATCCTGGAACCGGCGAGCGTATCCGCGTCGAGCATTGGGTGGTCGCCGAGCGCCAGGGCGTGGTCGCTGCACAAAACATGCTTGGACAGCAGCAACGTTTCGCAGCGGTTCCGTTCTTCTGGAGCCAGCATTACGACATCGCCATCAACTATGTGGGCCACGCGGAGCGGTGGGACCGCATCGACATCGACGGCGATCCCGGCTCGCACGACTGTATGGTGACCTATTGGCGCGGTAATCAGCGGCTGGCCGTCGCAACGGTCGGACGCGACCTGGCCAGTTTGCGCGCGGAGGTGGCTCTCGAGCAGCAGACGCCGGCGTGA
- the fba gene encoding class II fructose-bisphosphate aldolase (catalyzes the reversible aldol condensation of dihydroxyacetonephosphate and glyceraldehyde 3-phosphate in the Calvin cycle, glycolysis, and/or gluconeogenesis) gives MSLISLRQLLDHAGEFGYGVPAFNVNNLEQIHAIMEAAEETDSPVILQASAGARKYAGEAYLRHMVLAAAETHPDIPIVLHQDHGSSPAVCQASIRSGFTSVMMDGSLREDMKTPSDYDYNVDVTRRVCEMAHAVGVSVEGELGCLGSLETGQAGEEDGVGAAGTLSHDMMLTDPAQARDFVARTGVDALAIAIGTSHGAYKFSRKPTGDILAMDRIREIHEQIPDTHLVMHGSSSVPQEWLDIIRQYGGDIKETYGVPVEEILRGIKTGVRKVNIDTDIRLAMTGAIRQALAEDRSEFDPRKALLAAKKGARSVVKLRFEAFGCAGQASRIKPIALETLAKRYR, from the coding sequence ATGTCACTCATATCCTTGCGCCAACTGCTGGACCACGCGGGCGAATTCGGCTACGGGGTGCCGGCCTTCAACGTCAACAACTTGGAACAGATCCACGCCATCATGGAGGCGGCCGAAGAGACCGACAGCCCGGTCATCCTGCAGGCCTCGGCCGGTGCGCGCAAGTACGCCGGCGAAGCGTACCTGCGGCATATGGTGCTGGCCGCGGCCGAGACGCATCCGGACATTCCCATCGTCCTGCACCAGGATCACGGCTCCAGTCCGGCGGTATGCCAGGCATCGATCCGCTCGGGGTTCACCAGCGTGATGATGGACGGCTCGCTGCGCGAAGACATGAAGACGCCATCCGACTACGACTACAACGTCGACGTGACCCGGCGCGTGTGCGAGATGGCGCATGCGGTGGGCGTGTCGGTCGAGGGCGAGCTGGGCTGCCTGGGCTCGCTCGAAACCGGTCAGGCCGGCGAGGAGGACGGTGTCGGTGCGGCCGGCACGCTGTCGCACGACATGATGCTGACCGACCCCGCGCAGGCGCGCGACTTCGTTGCCCGCACCGGCGTGGACGCGCTCGCCATCGCCATCGGCACCAGCCACGGTGCCTACAAGTTCTCGCGCAAGCCCACCGGCGACATCCTGGCCATGGACCGCATCCGCGAGATCCACGAACAGATTCCAGACACCCATCTGGTCATGCATGGCTCCAGCTCGGTGCCGCAGGAGTGGCTGGACATCATCCGCCAGTATGGTGGCGACATCAAGGAGACCTACGGCGTGCCGGTCGAGGAGATCCTGCGGGGTATCAAGACCGGGGTGCGCAAGGTGAACATCGACACCGACATCCGCCTGGCCATGACCGGCGCCATTCGTCAGGCACTCGCCGAGGACCGGAGCGAATTCGACCCGCGCAAGGCGCTGTTGGCGGCCAAGAAAGGGGCGAGGAGCGTCGTCAAGCTGCGCTTCGAGGCGTTTGGCTGTGCCGGGCAGGCTTCGCGCATCAAGCCAATCGCGCTGGAGACGCTGGCGAAGCGCTATCGCTGA
- a CDS encoding phosphoglycerate kinase: MMHDSNAAFQDPQAATPRTLAALLDAGGVAGKRVFIRADLNVPQDAGGRITDDTRIRASVPAIEACLQAGAAVMVTSHLGRPEEGAPDPRYSLAPVGRRLSELLGRHVPLLSGWMEGGFQVPPGQVVLLENCRMNLGEKKNSDELAQKMAGLCDVYVNDAFGTAHRAEATTHGIAKYAPIACAGPLLAAEIDALGKALGQPARPLVAIVAGSKVSTKLTILKSLADKVDNLIVGGGIANTFMLAAGLKIGKSLAEADLVADAKAIIDIMAARGASVPIPVDVVCAKEFSATAAATVKDVKDVADDDMILDIGPKTAAQLAEQLKAAGTIVWNGPVGVFEFDQFGNGTRVLAEAIAESKAFSIAGGGDTLAAIAKYGIADRVGYISTGGGAFLEFLEGKTLPALQVLAQRAAAGIRFTESAST, translated from the coding sequence ATGATGCATGATTCCAATGCTGCGTTCCAGGATCCGCAAGCCGCCACGCCGCGGACGCTGGCCGCACTGCTGGACGCCGGCGGGGTGGCTGGCAAGCGCGTCTTCATCCGCGCCGACCTCAATGTCCCGCAGGACGCTGGCGGGCGGATTACCGACGATACCCGCATCCGCGCGTCGGTGCCGGCCATCGAGGCCTGCCTGCAGGCCGGCGCGGCGGTCATGGTGACCTCGCATCTGGGCCGGCCTGAGGAAGGGGCGCCGGACCCGCGCTACAGCCTGGCGCCGGTGGGCCGCCGCCTGTCGGAACTTCTGGGCCGCCACGTGCCGCTGCTTTCCGGGTGGATGGAGGGCGGCTTCCAGGTGCCGCCGGGGCAGGTGGTGCTGCTCGAAAACTGCCGCATGAACCTTGGCGAGAAGAAGAACAGCGACGAGCTGGCACAAAAGATGGCCGGGCTGTGCGACGTCTATGTCAACGATGCCTTCGGCACCGCCCACCGCGCCGAAGCCACCACGCACGGCATCGCCAAGTACGCCCCGATCGCCTGCGCCGGCCCGCTGCTGGCCGCCGAGATCGACGCGCTGGGCAAGGCACTGGGCCAGCCGGCGCGTCCGCTGGTGGCCATCGTGGCCGGCTCCAAGGTCTCGACCAAGCTGACCATCCTGAAGTCGCTGGCGGACAAGGTGGACAACCTGATCGTCGGTGGCGGCATCGCCAACACCTTCATGCTGGCTGCCGGCCTGAAGATCGGCAAGTCGCTGGCCGAGGCCGACCTGGTCGCGGACGCCAAGGCCATCATCGACATCATGGCCGCGCGCGGCGCCTCGGTGCCTATCCCCGTGGACGTGGTCTGCGCCAAGGAATTCAGCGCCACCGCGGCGGCCACGGTCAAGGACGTCAAGGACGTGGCAGATGACGACATGATCCTCGACATTGGTCCGAAGACCGCCGCGCAACTCGCCGAGCAACTCAAGGCCGCGGGCACCATCGTGTGGAACGGACCGGTGGGCGTGTTCGAATTCGACCAGTTCGGCAACGGCACCAGGGTGCTGGCCGAGGCCATCGCCGAATCGAAGGCCTTCTCGATCGCCGGCGGCGGCGACACGCTGGCCGCCATCGCCAAGTACGGCATTGCCGACCGCGTCGGCTACATCTCGACCGGTGGCGGCGCCTTCCTGGAGTTCCTGGAAGGCAAGACGCTGCCCGCGCTGCAAGTGCTGGCGCAGCGCGCCGCGGCCGGCATCCGCTTTACAGAATCTGCCTCGACTTAA
- the gap gene encoding type I glyceraldehyde-3-phosphate dehydrogenase → MTIKVAINGYGRIGRNVLRAHYEGGKRHDLEIVAINDLGNAGTNAHLTRYDTVHGRFPGEVAVDGDAFRVNGDLIRVLARRSPAELPWDELGVDVVMECTGLFTSKEKASAHLRAGARKVIISAPGGKDVDATIVYGVNHGVLKASDTVISNASCTTNCLAPLVKPLHAELGVVNGLMTTVHAYTNDQVLTDVYHEDLRRARSATMSMIPTRTGAAAAVGLVLPELEGRLDGFAVRVPTINVSLVDLSFVAARPTTVEEVNSILRRAADGELKGILNYNTEPLVSVDFNHSPASSTFDATLTRVSGNLVKVSAWYDNEWGFSNRMLDTAVALAHAR, encoded by the coding sequence ATGACTATCAAGGTTGCCATCAATGGCTACGGGCGCATCGGCCGCAATGTTCTGCGTGCCCACTATGAAGGCGGCAAGCGGCATGACCTGGAGATCGTCGCGATCAACGACCTCGGCAACGCCGGCACCAATGCGCACCTGACCCGGTATGACACGGTCCACGGCCGTTTCCCGGGCGAGGTGGCGGTGGACGGGGACGCCTTCCGCGTCAACGGCGACCTCATCCGTGTGCTGGCCCGGCGCAGTCCGGCCGAGCTTCCGTGGGACGAACTGGGCGTGGACGTCGTGATGGAATGCACCGGGCTGTTCACCAGCAAGGAGAAGGCCTCGGCCCACCTGCGGGCCGGTGCGAGGAAGGTGATCATCTCCGCGCCCGGCGGCAAGGACGTGGACGCCACCATCGTCTATGGCGTCAACCACGGCGTGCTGAAGGCCAGCGACACGGTGATTTCCAATGCGTCGTGCACCACCAACTGCCTGGCGCCGCTGGTCAAGCCGCTGCATGCGGAGCTGGGCGTGGTCAACGGGCTAATGACCACGGTGCATGCCTACACGAACGATCAGGTGCTGACCGACGTCTACCATGAGGACCTGCGCCGCGCGCGCTCGGCCACCATGTCGATGATCCCGACCAGGACCGGCGCGGCCGCCGCGGTCGGCCTGGTCCTGCCCGAGCTGGAGGGGCGGCTGGACGGCTTTGCCGTGCGCGTGCCGACCATCAATGTGTCGCTGGTGGACCTGTCGTTCGTGGCGGCCCGGCCGACCACGGTGGAGGAGGTGAACAGCATCCTGCGGCGCGCGGCGGATGGCGAACTCAAGGGCATCCTGAACTACAACACCGAGCCGCTGGTATCGGTGGACTTCAACCACAGCCCGGCCTCATCGACCTTCGATGCCACGCTGACCAGGGTGTCGGGCAACCTGGTCAAGGTGTCCGCCTGGTACGACAACGAATGGGGCTTCTCCAACCGCATGCTGGACACCGCGGTGGCGCTGGCCCATGCCCGCTAG